Below is a window of Camelina sativa cultivar DH55 chromosome 11, Cs, whole genome shotgun sequence DNA.
TCAAAGCTAGCCGGATCCAGATCGGCAGATTCTCGGTCGCTCCGCCCTCCGATTAACAAAGCATCACCACGGGCAGCCTCGCAAGAGATACCGATCTCACGAAATGTACCAATCTCACGAGAGGTGCCGATCTCACCAGCGTTCATGCCTTCACTCTCGAGCTCACCATCCCTTTGCCTATCTCACCTCCTGGTCGCAAAGCCGACCTTTACCTCGCTCCCAACCAAGCGAGAATCACACTCATTATACCGACCTCCCCTCTTGCTCCTATGAGCCATCTCCACCCAACGAACCTCGAGACCAACCTCGAGAGCGGTCGCCGCCCAAGTCGAGATTGGGGACGACCTCATGATGGCCATCCTCGCCAACCTCAACCTCTCGATCTTGTTCCAAGGAAGATCCGCATGCAGCCTGCGCCGACCCCCGTTGTAGAGTTCTCTCCCCCTCGTGGCCCTATGCCGACCTCAGATTTGTTTCTTATGATGCCGACCTCAAAGTCTGTGCGCGCGGGCTGAACCAGGGCGACCGCCAACCACCATCAGGTCATCTCGATCGACGGTCAACGGAATATCCTGCCGACCTACTATCGGCAAAGAAGCGACGAGCGGCGGCTAGGTTTTGTTCTTTGGAGAATATCCTGCTGACCTCTCTCGCTCATATCTCCCAATACGCCTCCAATATACTTGTATAGTCAACCTTGCCACCTCCAATTATGAGCCGACCTCGGAGTTCACCCTAACGGTTAGACAAGTACCGACATGGATTGGAGATATGCCACCCACACAGGGACGACCTCTAGGGCACCGTACAACGCCACACTGACCTCCATTGGCCGACCCCCTCACCCATAGTGTCGATTTCGCCAACTCTGACGCACAACCGCTCACCCTCAAAGCAAACTGCCGGTTTCAGGAAGCAGGTGGCCATCCCGGCCGAAGGACCGTGATCGGCCGGACCGGCTGAAAGATTAGCACCAATCGACACATCACTAAGACCCAAAACAGTTGAACGAGGACCAGGATCCTCGGCCGGGACGACATCCATAGGACTCCCACCAAAACCAATGTCGCTATCTTCACTGAACTCGAGAATATCNAAAGAGACGAGCGGCGGCTAGGTTTTGTTCTTTGGAGAATATCCTGCTGACCTCTCTCGCTCATATCTCCCAATACGCCTCCAATATACTTGTATAGTCAACCTTGCCACCTCCAATTATGAGCCGACCTCGGAGTTCACCCTAACGGTTAGACAAGTACCGACATGGATTGGAGATATGCCACCCACACAGGGACGACCTCTAGGGCACCGTACAACGCCACACTGACCTCCATTGGCCGACCCCCTCACCCATAGTGTCGATTTCGCCAACTCTGACGCACAACCGCTCACCCTCAAAGCAAACTGCCGGTTTCAGGAAGCAGGTGGCCGTCCCGGCCGAAGGACCGTGATCGGCCGGACCGGCTGAAAGATTAGCACCAATCGACGCAGCATTAAGACCCAAAACAGCTGAACGAGGACCAGGATCCTCGGCCGGGACGACATCCATAGGACTCCCACCAAAACCAATGTCGCTATCTTCACTGAACTCGAGAATATCAGCAAAATTGTAGTCGTTGGCCAAACTATCGAAGTCTCCACACTCCGCTCCAATACCGACACTAACATCATCAAAAACGTCTTTATAAGCCGCGAACTCTTCGGTAAAAGCACGCTGGATTCCCGCAAGAGTTTTACCACGCGTATACGTTAGAACTCGGGAGCTCGTCGAAGGACGACCTTCCTTTCTGTTCGAAATACCGACCTCGTCCGTACCCCCTCGCCGATCTCTCTCGCTTGGGGCCTTATCGCCTGATGACCGAAAACCGAGACCTCCACACATAAGATCAGCGTCGCCTTCATCAAAATCAGAACCAACCGCAATTCGGAGATCAGTCGCGCCAAGCTCGTCGCCGCCGAGCATGGATGTGCCGAGCACACTATTGTGCCGATATCCCGTCTCCCTCTCATCGCTTGGCCAAACCCTGCGAGTGTCGCGAGTAATGTCGCGAGTAATGTCGATCTCGTCAAGGTCGGCGTCGAGCGCACAAATGCTGACCTCGTCGATCTCCCACATCAATCCCAACCGGGTCACAAGTGATCCCATTCGCAACATGGTCGTCGTGCCGCGTTCTTCGACCAACCTCACTGCTTTCCTCTTTGGTTATTTTACATTGGTCAATGGTTACTCACTTAATTTACTCCATTAGATGGTGGTCTTGACGCGGGCCGATCTTCGATCCCCGATATTTGGCCGACCACAGCTCTCGGCCACTCTCTCTCCCGAAAGTCGAATTCAATGTGATCTCCTCCAATCGACCCAATATCGCGAGTGTCGGACTTGCTCAAATCACGCCGACCTCCCAATATCTCCGTGTTTCGGCGCCCTCCCATCCTAAGATCTGGGTCGCCATCGTCGGAATCAAACTCGTGGGAGATATCAACGAAACAGGAATCAAGTCGACCAACGCCCTCAACTATGCCAGCCTCGGACATGCCTTCCATACCGATCTCACCGACGCCAGGCCGAGCTCCGAGATTCCTCATCCTGATCTCGCCGACGCCAGGTCAAGATCCGAGATTTCCCACGCCGAACTCGCCGGATCCAACCATTCTCGGCGGAAAAGCGCCGATCACCCCGCTCAATCCGGAATCCTCTCGATCCGATCCGCCGATCTCCGCCGATCCACCAGGTACGGACGCTTCGCCTCTCTCAACAGGACTCACGAAATCAACACGGCGCCGATCTCCGACCATCCGGGCGCCGACCTCTCGGCCGACCATCCGGGCGCCGACCTCGTCCTCTCGGTCGACCATCCGGGCGCCGACCTCGTCCTCTCGGCCGACCATCTGGGCGCCGATCTCGTTCTCTCGGCCGACCATCCGGACGCCGACCTCGTCCTCTCGGCCGAACATCCGAGCGCCGATCTCGTCCTCTCGGCCGACCATTCGGGCGCCGATCTCGCTCTNGCACATTATTGTGCCGATATCCCGTCTCCCTCTCATCACTTGGCCGAACCCTGCGAGTGTCGCGAGTAATGTCGCGAGTAATGTCGATCTCGTCAAGGTCGGCGTCGAGCGCACAAATGCTGACCTCGTCGATCTCCCACATCAATCCCAACCGGGTCACAAGTGATCCCATTCGCAACATGGTCGTCGTGCCGCGTTCTTCGACCAACCTCACTGCTTTCCTCTTTGGTTATTTTACATTGGTCAATGGTTACTCACTTAATTTACTCCATTAGATGGTGGTCTTGACGCGGGCCGATCTTCGATCCCCGATATTTGGCCGACCACAGCTCTCGGCCACTCTCTCTCCCGAAAGTCGAATTCAATGTGATCTCCTCCAATCGACCCAATATCGCGAGTGTCGGACTTGCTCAAATCACGCCGACCTCCCAATATCTCCGTGTTTCGGNNNNNNNNNNNNNNNNNNNNNNNNNNNNNNNNNNNNNNNNNNNNNNNNNNNNNNNNNNNNNNNNNNNNNNNNNNNNNNNNNNNNNNNNNNNNNNNNNNNNNNNNNNNNNNNNNNNNNNNNNNNNNNNNNNNNNNNNNNNNNNNNNNNNNNNNNNNNNNNNNNNNNNNNNNNNNNNNNNNNNNNNNNNNNNNNNNNNNNNNNNNNNNNNNNNNNNNNNNNNNNNNNNNNNNNNNNNNNNNNNNNNNNNNNNNNNNNNNNNNNNNNNNNNNNNNNNNNNNNNNNNNNNNNNNNNNNNNNNNNNNNNNNNNNNNNNNNNNNNNNNNNNNNNNNNNNNNNNNNNNNNNNNNNNNNNNNNNNNNNNNNNNNNNNNNNNNNNNNNNNNNNNNNNNNNNNNNNNNNNNNNNNNNNNNNNNNNNNNNNNNNNNNNNNNNNNNNNNNNNNNNNNNNNNNNNNNNNNNNNNNNNNNNNNNNNNNNNNNNNNNNNNNNNNNNNNNNNNNNNNNNNNNNNNNNNNNNNNNNNNNNNNNNNNNNNNNNNNNNNNNNNNNNNNNNNNNNNNNNNNNNNNNNNNNNNNNNNNNNNNNNNNNNNNNNNNNNNNNNNNNNNNNNNNNNNNNNNNNNNNNNNNNNNNNNNNNNNNNNNNNNNNNNNNNNNNNNNNNNNNNNNNNNNNNNNNNNNNNNNNNNNNNNNNNNNNNNNNNNNNNNNNNNNNNNNNNNNNNNNNNNNNNNNNNNNNNNNNNNNNNNNNNNNNNNNNNNNNNNNNNNNNNNNNNNNNNNNNNNNNNNNNNNNNNNNNNNNNNNNNNNNNNNNNNNNNNNNNNNNNNNNNNNNNNNNNNNNNNNNNNNNNNNNNNNNNNNNNNNNNNNNNNNNNNNNNNNNNNNNNNNNNNNNNNNNNNNNNNNNNNNNNNNNNNNNNNNNNNNNNNNNNNNNNNNNNNNNNNNNNNNNNNNNNNNNNNNNNNNNNNNNNNNNNNNNNNNNNNNNNNNNNNNNNNNNNNNNNNNNNNNNNNNNNNNNNNNNNNNNNNNNNNNNNNNNNNNNNNNNNNNNNNNNNNNNNNNNNNNNNNNNNNNNNNNNNNNNNNNNNNNNNNNNNNNNNNNNNNNNNNNNNNNNNNNNNNNNNNNNNNNNNNNNNNNNNNNNNNNNNNNNNNNNNNNNNNNNNNNNNNNNNNNNNNNNNNNNNNNNNNNNNNNNNNNNNNNNNNNNNNNNNNNNNNNNNNNNNNNNNNNNNNNNNNNNNNNNNNNNNNNNNNNNNNNNNNNNNNNNNNNNNNNNNNNNNNNNNNNNNNNNNNNNNNNNNNNNNNNNNNNNNNNNNNNNNNNNNNNNNNNNNNNNNNNNNNNNNNNNNNNNNNNNNNNNNNNNNNNNNNNNNNNNNNNNNNNNNNNNNNNNNNNNNNNNNNNNNNNNNNNNNNNNNNNNNNNNNNNNNNNNNNNNNNNNNNNNNNNNNNNNNNNNNNNNNNNNNNNNNNNNNNNNNNNNNNNNNNNNNNNNNNNNNNNNNNNNNNNNNNNNNNNNNNNNNNNNNNNNNNNNNNNNNNNNNNNNNNNNNNNNNNNNNNNNNNNNNNNNNNNNNNNNNNNNNNNNNNNNNNNNNNNNNNNNNNNNNNNNNNNNNNNNNNNNNNNNNNNNNNNNNNNNNNNNNNNNNNNNNNNNNNNNNNNNNNNNNNNNNNNNNNNNNNNNNNNNNNNNNNNNNNNNNNNNNNNNNNNNNNNNNNNNNNNNNNNNNNNNNNNNNNNNNNNNNNNNNNNNNNNNNNNNNNNNNNNNNNNNNNNNNNNNNNNNNNNNNNNNNNNNNNNNNNNNNNNNNNNNNNNNNNNNNNNNNNNNNNNNNNNNNNNNNNNNNNNNNNNNNNNNNNNNNNNNNNNNNNNNNNNNNNNNNNNNNNNNNNNNNNNNNNNNNNNNNNNNNNNNNNNNNNNNNNNNNNNNNNNNNNNNNNNNNNNNNNNNNNNNNNNNNNNNNNNNNNNNNNNNNNNNNNNNNNNNNNNNNNNNNNNNNNNNNNNNNNNNNNNNNNNNNNNNNNNNNNNNNNNNNNNNNNNNNNNNNNNNNNNNNNNNNNNNNNNNNNNNNNNNNNNNNNNNNNNNNNNNNNNNNNNNNNNNNNNNNNNNNCacctaaaaggtacgacgagctCATCTCAACTACCAACCTAAAACTTGGTATTCGAAACACGTAACAGGATAAGCCGAGAGACGTCTCGCCCCGTAAAATACATCTCGAAACCAAGCAAAAAGCCGAGCAAGTCTCGCACTAATTTGAGGGCGCCTGGACTAATAAGCCAAGCTCCGGCTTGCAAGTTCTTGCTAACCCCAAACACCAACAAGATAAGCCGGACACAAAAGCCACACCTAAAGGTATGGCGAGTCCGTCTCGCCTACCACTTTACTCCAGTAAAGCACAAAGCCTTGTTGCATATCAAACATACGCTCAAATGCATGCCGCCCTCATGCTCGACGTCCTCATAGTCGACTCACTTGCGCTTGCCACTCTCACGCACGACTCACTCACGTTTGCCACTATCATGCTCGACGCCCTCACAGTCAAACGCTCTCANNNNNNNNNNNNNNNNNNNNNNNNNNNNNNNNNNNNNNNNNNNNNNNNNNNNNNNNNNNNNNNNNNNNNNNNNNNNNNNNNNNNNNNNNNNNNNNNNNNNNNNNNNNNNNNNNNNNNNNNNNNNNNNNNNNNNNNNNNNNNNNNNNNNNNNNNNNNNNNNNNNNNNNNNNNNNNNNNNNNNNNNNNNNNNNNNNNNNNNNNNNNNNNNNNNNNNNNNNNNNNNNNNNNNNNNNNNNNNNNNNNNNNNNNNNNNNNNNNNNNNNNNNNNNNNNNNNNNNNNNNNNNNNNNNNNNNNNNNNNNNNNNNNNNNNNNNNNNNNNNNNNNNNNNNNNNNNNNNNNNNNNNNNNNNNNNNNNNNNNNNNNNNNNNNNNNNNNNNNNNNNNNNNNNNNNNNNNNNNNNNNNNNNNNNNNNNNNNNNNNNNNNNNNNNNNNNNNNNNNNNNNNNNNNNNNNNNNNNNNNNNNNNNNNNNNNNNNNNNNNNNNNNNNNNNNNNNNNNNNNNNNNNNNNNNNNNNNNNNNNNNNNNNNNNNNNNNNNNNNNNNNNNNNNNNNNNNNNNNNNNNNNNNNNNNNNNNNNNNNNNNNNNNNNNNNNNNNNNNNNNNNNNNNNNNNNNNNNNNNNNNNNNNNNNNNNNNNNNNNNNNNNNNNNNNNNNNNNNNNNNNNNNNNNNNNNNNNNNNNNNGCGCCGATCTCGTCCTCTCGGCCGACCATTCGGGCGCCGATCTCGCTCTCTCGACCGACCATCCGGGCGCCGACCTTGCCCTCTCGGCCGACCATCCGGGCGCCGATCTCGCTCACTCTGCCGCACTCGATTCCCGCCGATCGACCAGATTCAAGCTCGCCGCTTTTCTCGGCCGGGCGGGCGAAACTCGTATGGCGCCGACCTCCGAACATCCTCTCGCCGACCTCGTCCTCTCCGCCGACCTCCGAATCTCTCCGTTGGGACTCGTCGATCTCCGTCGATCGGCCGGATTCACGCACATCGCCTTTCTNNNNNNNNNNNNNNNNNNNNNNNNNNNNNNNNNNNNNNNNNNNNNNNNNNNNNNNNNNNNNNNNNNNNNNNNNNNNNNNNNNNNNNNNNNNNNNNNNNNNNNNNNNNNNNNNNNNNNNNNNNNNNNNNNNNNNNNNNNNNNNNNNNNNNNNNNNNNNNNNNNNNNNNNNNNNNNNNNNNNNNNNNNNNNNNNNNNNNNNNNNNNNNNNNNNNNNNNNNNNNNNNNNNNNNNNNNNNNNNNNNNNNNNNNNNNNNNNNNNNNNNNNNNNNNNNNNNNNNNNNNNNNNNNNNNNNNNNNNNNNNNNNNNNNNNNNNNNNNNNNNNNNNNNNNNNNNNNNNNNNNNNNNNNNNNNNNNNNNNNNNNNNNNNNNNNNNNNNNNNNNNNNNNNNNNNNNNNNNNNNNNNNNNNNNNNNNNNNNNNNNNNNNNNNNNNNNNNNNNNNNNNNNNNNNNNNNNNNNNNNNNNNNNNNNNNNNNNNNNNNNNNNNNNNNNNNNNNNNNNNNNNNNNNNNNNNNNNNNNNNNNNNNNNNNNNNNNNNNNNNNNNNNNNNNNNNNNNNNNNNNNNNNNNNNNNNNNNNNNNNNNNNNNNNNNNNNNNNNNNNNNNNNNNNNNNNNNNNNNNNNNNNNNNNNNNNNNNNNNNNNNNNNNNNNNNNNNNNNNNNNNNNNNNNNNNNNNNNNNNNNNNNNNNNNNNNNNNNNNNNNNNNNNNNNNNNNNNNNNNNNNNNNNNNNNNNNNNNNNNNNNNNNNNNNNNNNNNNNNNNNNNNNNNNNNNNNNNNNNNNNNNNNNNNNNNNNNNNNNNNNNNNNNNNNNNNNNNNNNNNNNNNNNNNNNNNNNNNNNNNNNNNNNNNNNNNNNNNNNNNNNNNNNNNNNNNNNNNNNNNNNNNNNNNNNNNNNNNNNNNNNNNNNNNNNNNNNNNNNNNNNNNNNNNNNNNNNNNNNNNNNNNNNNNNNNNNNNNNNNNNNNNNNNNNNNNNNNNNNNNNNNNNNNNNNNNNNNNNNNNNNNNNNNNNNNNNNNNNNNNNNNNNNNNNNNNNNNNNNNNNNNNNNNNNNNNNNNNNNNNNNNNNNNNNNNNNNNNNNNNNNNNNNNNNNNNNNNNNNNNNNNNNNNNNNNNNNNNNNNNNNNNNNNNNNNNNNNNNNNNNNNNNNNNNNNNNNNNNNNNNNNNNNNNNNNNNNNNNNNNNNNNNNNNNNNNNNNNNNNNNNNNNNNNNNNNNNNNNNNNNNNNNNNNNNNNNNNNNNNNNNNNNNNNNNNNNNNNNNNNNNNNNNNNNNNNNNNNNNNNNNNNNNNNNNNNNNNNNNNNNNNNNNNNNNNNNNNNNNNNNNNNNNNNNNNNNNNNNNNNNNNNNNNNNNNNNNNNNNNNNNNNNNNNNNNNNNNNNNNNNNNNNNNNNNNNNNNNNNNNNNNNNNNNNNNNNNNNNNNNNNNNNNNNNNNNNNNNNNNNNNNNNNNNNNNNNNNNNNNNNNNNNNNNNNNNNNNNNNNNNNNNNNNNNNNNNNNNNNNNNNNNNNNNNNNNNNNNNNNNNNNNNNNNNNNNNNNNNNNNNNNNNNNNNNNNNNNNNNNNNNNNNNNNNNNNNNNNNNNNNNNNNNNNNNNNNNNNNNNNNNNNNNNNNNNNNNNNNNNNNNNNNNNNNNNNNNNNNNNNNNNNNNNNNNNNNNNNNNNNNNNNNNNNNNNNNNNNNNNNNNNNNNNNNNNNNNNNNNNNNNNNNNNNNNNNNNNNNNNNNNNNNNNNNNNNNNNNNNNNNNNNNNNNNNNNNNNNNNNNNNNNNNNNNNNNNNNNNNNNNNNNNNNNNNNNNNNNNNNNNNNNNNNNNNNNNNNNNNNNNNNNNNNNNNNNNNNNNNNNNNNNNNNNNNNNNNNNNNNNNNNNNNNNNNNNNNNNNNNNNNNNNNNNNNNNNNNNNNNNNNNNNNNNNNNNNNNNNNNNNNNNNNNNNNNNNNNNNNNNNNNNNNNNNNNNNNNNNNNNNNNNNNNNNNNNNNNNNNNNNNNNNNNNNNNNNNNNNNNNNNNNNNNNNNNNNNNNNNNNNNNNNNNNNNNNNNNNNNNNNNNNNNNNNNNNNNNNNNNNNNNNNNNNNNNNNNNNNNNNNNNNNNNNNNNNNNNNNNNNNNNNNNNNNNNNNNNNNNNNNNNNNNNNNNNNNNNNNNNNNNNNNNNNNNNNNNNNNNNNNNNNNNNNNNNNNNNNNNNNNNNNNNNNNNNNNNNNNNNNNNNNNNNNNNNNNNNNNNNNNNNNNNNNNNNNNNNNNNNNNNNNNNNNNNNNNNNNNNNNNNNNNNNNNNNNNNNNNNNNNNNNNNNNNNNNNNNNNNNNNNNNNNNNNNNNNNNNNNNNNNNNNNNNNNNNNNNNNNNNNNNNNNNNNNNNNNNNNNNNNNNNNNNNNNNNNNNNNNNNNNNNNNNNNNNNNNNNNNNNNNNNNNNNNNNNNNNNNNNNNNNNNNNNNNNNNNNNNNNNNNNNNNNNNNNNNNNNNNNNNNNNNNNNNNNNNNNNNNNNNNNNNNNNNNNNNNNNNNNNNNNNNNNNNNNNNNNNNNNNNNNNNNNNNNNNNNNNNNNNNNNNNNNNNNNNNNNNNNNNNNNNNNNNNNNNNNNNNNNNNNNNNNNNNNNNNNNNNNNNNNNNNNNNNNNNNNNNNNNNNNNNNNNNNNNNNNNNNNNNNNNNNNNNNNNNNNNNNNNNNNNNNNNNNNNNNNNNNNNNNNNNNNNNNNNNNNNNNNNNNNNNNNNNNNNNNNNNNNNNNNNNNNNNNNNNNNNNNNNNNNNNNNNNNNNNNNNNNNNNNNNNNNNNNNNNNNNNNNNNNNNNNNNNNNNNNNNNNNNNNNNNNNNNNNNNNNNNNNNNNNNNNNNNNNNNNNNNNNNNNNNNNNNNNNNNNNNNNNNNNNNNNNNNNNNNNNNNNNNNNNNNNNNNNNNNNNNNNNNNNNNNNNNNNNNNNNNNNNNNNNNNNNNNNNNNNNNNNNNNNNNNNNNNNNNNNNNNNNNNNNNNNNNNNNNNNNNNNNNNNNNNNNNNNNNNNNNNNNNNNNNNNNNNNNNNNNNNNNNNNNNNNNNNNNNNNNNNNNNNNNNNNNNNNNNNNNNNNNNNNNNNNNNNNNNNNNNNNNNNNNNNNNNNNNNNNNNNNNNNNNNNNNNNNNNNNNNNNNNNNNNNNNNNNNNNNNNNNNNNNNNNNNNNNNNNNNNNNNNNNNNNNNNNNNNNNNNNNNNNNNNNNNNNNNNNNNNNNNNNNNNNNNNNNNNNNNNNNNNNNNNNNNNNNNNNNNNNNNNNNNNNNNNNNNNNNNNNNNNNNNNNNNNNNNNNNNNNNNNNNNNNNNNNNNNNNNNNNNNNNNNNNNNNNNNNNNNNNNNNNNNNNNNNNNNNNNNNNNNNNNNNNNNNNNNNNNNNNNAAAGTTAGATCTTCTTGAAGCAGTCTGGAACGCCTAACGCCGAGCAGGCATATGTTAAGACTCAAAGTACGCCCGCCGATCGCAGAAATATCTCGCTCGccggactaagggggggactattgttggatatgggctttgccccataTGCCAACTCGGCCCAACAAAGACTCACCAGAGATAGAAGGAAATGGGCCAACCTCGGAGGACAATCTCGGGATTTCACACAGAAAACCCTAGAGTGCTCTAACTCTACATTCGCTTATAAATAGCTCGAGACATCTATTGGAGAAAGGATCCTGACCCGCAGACAATACCTACAGAGCAacactttgcatcgaaaactgctattgtctttcgtataattcattcttgttttcagttcgtcCCTTTAAGCTTGCTAGTTCGCTtgtgaactaacaagctctatCTCGACTCGTTTTAAGTGATGATCTCACGTTTTTcccgattaataaaagaacttgcttgctctttcccacaatatctttatttgtttaaactgtgtAATCCCTGGTACAAACAGagcttctatatataataagatattatcAGTCAAAGGTTACCTTAATTAGCTGCCTTTACAAAATCTTAGTGCCTTTCATTGTTGTGAACTTATTGACGTGTGACGACGACGCAGCGTGCGTGGGTGAAAAAACTAAAGCCGGTTTGTGAACGGTTCAATTGAATTTTAACGCtgataaaacaattaaactCCCAGTTCAATTCACCATTATACCCCTCAAGATCTATACGTTTACTATTTATTTCGCTGATAACCTAAGGTTAATTTCGGGTATTTTAATAAAGTACCGTTGCCCCCTTTATGACCGTTATTAAtgagaaaaagaacaaaaaaaaacaataataaaaaaaaaacacagctaTCGATTCAAGATTTAACATTTCTCTCCTCCTTCCGTAAGAGTCAAGCAAGTTTcaagattcaaaatttattttcaaatagaTTTCTTCAAGAGATGACGATGATGGAGGACTTGTCTGGGTGCATTAGGTCACAAATTCTTGGTCGTCTCCCCACTCAAGAAGCCATTCTTGCTTCTCAGATTTCTTCAGCCTGGCGTAATCTGTGGAAAACTTGTCAAAGCTTGAACTTCAATTACGGAAACCACGGGaacaattttgattttaatgcTTTCATTAGAAACTGTCTTCATCAGCACCAAGGGTATATTCACGAATTGAATCTCACCATCAATTCAAGAATTACGTCGGAAGATCTCTCCTCCTACTTTAACCATATACGTCTGCAAAAGCTCAGCATCGAAAGCCCAAGAAGAGGCAACCGCGTGCTCATCCCTGAAGCCGTTTATTTGTGTAAAGATCTCCGCTTTCTGAAATTGAAAGGTAGGATAGCAGTCAAGGTATCTCCCGCAGCTGTTTTAAAGTTGACTAGCCTTGCCCACCTAGAGCTCTCCGACGTGAGATTTGACTCGACTATAGATGAACTCTACAAAAGTCCAAATTTGAAGGAACTCTTGATCTCATGCTTCAGGGATGAGCACGCGGTTATAGATGAACTCTTGATCTAGTCAACTTTAAAACAGCTGCGGGAGATACCTTGACTGCTATCCTACCTTTCAATTTCAGAAAGCGGAGATCTTTACACAAATAAACGGCTTCAGGGATGAGCACGCGGTTGCCTCTTCTTGGGCTTTCGATGCTGAGCTTTTGCAGAC
It encodes the following:
- the LOC104728966 gene encoding FBD-associated F-box protein At1g66310-like, which produces MTMMEDLSGCIRSQILGRLPTQEAILASQISSAWRNLWKTCQSLNFNYGNHGNNFDFNAFIRNCLHQHQGYIHELNLTINSRITSEDLSSYFNHIRLQKLSIESPRRGNRVLIPEAVYLCKDLRFLKLKGRIAVKKAEIFTQINGFRDEHAVASSWAFDAELLQTYMVKVGGEIFRRNS